The genome window GATGGCCCTGCTGGGGCCGGGTCAACTTGCGCGCCGGCACCTCTTCATAGCCCAGTTGAACCGCTTCATAGCCATCGCGTTCGAGCGTGCGCACCTGGGTAACCACGCATGGCCCGGCACTGATGACGGTCACCGGGATGACCTCGCCATTGGGAGTGAACACCTGCATCATGCCGATTTTCCGACCCAACATTCCATGAACCATTTCTTCCCACCTCCGCAGCATGCGTCCCTGCGCAGCGGCTGCCTGCTTTTCTGGCTTCATTACACGCTTGAACCTCGGTCCGCGAGCTTGTGAGGAGAGAGGTTGGCATCTCTCACTCGCATCGAGGCATGAAGCCGTTACAGTTTGATCTCGATATCCACGCCAGCGGGCAGGTTAAGCTTCATGAGCGCATTGATGGTTTGCTGGCTTGGATCGAGGACGTCAATCAATCGTTTGTGGGTCCTTATCTCAAACTGTTCCTGCGAGTCCTTATCGATGAAGCCCGAGCGAATAACGCTGAACTTCTCGATTTTGGTGGGCAAGGGCACCGGGCCGGCTACCAGCGCCCCGGTGCGCTCGGCCGCCTCGACGATCTGGCGCGCGGACTGGTCCAGGATCTTGTGGTCGTATGCCTTGAGGCGAATACGCACCTTTTGCTTGGCCATAGGTTTCCTCTATCACAAGGCGGCGGGGCGAGGCGCGGGACCCCACCCCGCCGGAAACGCCCGACTACTCGATAATCTTGGTGACGACGCCCGCGCCGACGGTGCGCCCGCCCTCGCGGATGGCGAAGCGCAGGCCCTCCTCGATGGC of Chloroflexaceae bacterium contains these proteins:
- the rpsJ gene encoding 30S ribosomal protein S10 encodes the protein MAKQKVRIRLKAYDHKILDQSARQIVEAAERTGALVAGPVPLPTKIEKFSVIRSGFIDKDSQEQFEIRTHKRLIDVLDPSQQTINALMKLNLPAGVDIEIKL